Below is a window of Rattus norvegicus strain BN/NHsdMcwi chromosome 5, GRCr8, whole genome shotgun sequence DNA.
atgcctccataagatcaggcagTAGGCAAACccatggggcattttcttaattagtggtcagtgggggagggcccagccctttgtggtttgtgccatccctgggctggtggtcctgggttttataagaaagcaagctgagcaagccagtaagcagtactcctccatggcctctgcatcagtttcctgccctgtttgagtttctgtcctgacttccttcagtgatggactatggtATGGAAGGGTAAGCCAAATCAACTCTTTCCTGCCTAACTTGGCTCTCCGTCActgtgtttcatcatagcaatagtaaccctaactaagacactaggaattgaactcaggttatcttTATAAGCAGAGCCACCTTACCAACACTGTTCTgttagacctttttttttttttttaaagtacaccTATTGGTTTATTttaatgtacatacacatgtgtatgatgTTTGCTACAGTCCATGTGTGGACGTCAGAGGACAAGGTGTAAGAGTCTCGGGTGGAACTCAGGTCATGAAGCTGGTACTACATTACTTTTACCCGCTGGGCTATCTTGTCTACCTTGGCATTCTACATTACTTTTACCCACTGGGCTATCTTGTCTACCTCGGCATTACCTTTACTAAAATAGTTGTCTTCCTCCCACAGCATCTTCTGTATGACATGTCTTTCTGCAGTCCTTTCTCTGCTGCCTTTGTGCGGACTCTGATGCTAAACTGCATATACTCTTAGCAAAGGCTCACGTGGTGCGCTcgtacaaaaacaaaagcaaacaaaaaacaaaagaccacCAACAAAGTAACTTGTGGACTAGTCCTTGGgatctgatttttaaaacaaacaaggaatTTATCAGAATTAAGAAATTTCAGCTCTTGATCtctaccatttaattttgaaggAAGCAGAAAATTTGATGTCCCGGCTACATTTATGCACTAGTTTACATCAAATCCCTCCTCATTTCCATGCCAACACTATCCACATGGATTATTGGATTTTATTCAAGAAATAAATTTGCAGTCTCTACACCGTATTATTTTCCTCACAGATGCTGGTGACTGTCTTCGGCTGGGTACTATCGTCGAGGGCACATTCAGATATGACAGCACAAGGACAGGTACTAAGAACATTTGCCTGATTTTGAAGAGCCACACAGTTCCTGAATTCTCCACAGCGCCGAGGCTTATCTCCAGGCACCATGCTGTCTTatctgaagttttcttcctttcttcttcctgagaAGATTTATAACCCAGAAAAGGCACGCCATGATTTCTGCTTCTAAAATTGTATTCTGGTCgttttattttgttacattgCTCCCCGTTGGCTGTATGCTGCTGAACAATCTACTAATTCCCAGAGCACAGTTGACTTTGTAGGCACTACTGACCATTATCTTTGCTGTACCTTTATAGAATGTTAATAAATCCCAGGTTATTGCAACTTTGTAAAGTTCTATTAAAGGCAAGCTAGGCATGATGCAGGTAGGAGAAATGGACCAGCACTGTATTTCTATAATGCTACAGAGAATTAATCTTTAAGTCTAGAATGGGGGAAAAATAGGAAAATTGGCTTTGTAAAAGttaactttcttcttctttttttttttttaagacacacGTTTTCAAGACTTAAGTGACACACTCGGGCTGATCTCTAAGCATAAgagtttatttccttttaaaagaattctcttggtttattattttgtttgtagtgtgtgtaggtgggcacacacatgctgtggtgcGTAGGTAGAgaaccagaggacaacttacaggcaTGAACTCTCTCATCCCAGTATGAGGCGGACAAGATGGTGGGTGATGGGACCATCCTGAGGGCCAAggtgagggagggaagcaggggaGGATGCTCTGGAGAGAGAATGGAGCTGACCGAAGAAGGAAGCTGCCACTGGTGAGCCGAGGGCCCTCAGTTCTTGTCCCTGGCATCCCACAGTgtgcctgacaatctgagtttcATCCCTGTGGCACAGcacggaaggagagaactgacactGACTTTTACAAGTTATCCTTTTACTTCCACAGGTTCACTGtggcgtgtacacacacacacacacacacacagaggcatgcatgaacacacagacTCTGTTTCTGGTTTTGGAGATGAGGTGGGGTGGAggagtctcatgtagctcaggctagccctgaactcacagatgaTGGGATGACTGTGAAttcctgacccttctgcctctaactcctgagtcctggaattaCTACGAATTTGGTTTATGTGGTTCCCTGTAAGTGAGGGAAGTCCTCTACCACAactgagccacgtctccagcTCAGCCTTTCACGATGACTTGTACCTTAGAATGTCAGCCCATCTTGCTTGGTATGAAGACAGTAATTTGCCTTCTAGCTTCCTGGAGCTTATTGTGAGACATTCAGAGCCCAGAACACTTTCTCTTTCCCAGAAACCAAGGAGCGAGCGGGACTCCCAGCAGGCTGCTCCAAGCAGAATTCCTTTGGACTCAGGTCTCTGTCCCGGGCTTTGCTCCAGGGCCAAGATCTGTATGCAGAGGTCTCTGTTCCCTTCCTTAATAGTCTGTGGTCATTGGTGTATTTCACGGTGGTGTGTGCTGTACAGTAGACACTGTCCCCCTCCTAGAGGGAACATATCTATCTCCAGTCAGTTCTGGGGGTAGGTGACAGGCTGAGCTCCTTCTTGGGCTgcttgggggtgggagtggggcacTGCTCGAAGTTTCCAGTGGTCTGTGGGTTGATGAGGGGAGCCTCAAGTCTCCTCGTAAGTGGTCAGTGTTCTTTTACCACATTTcttggcagagagagaaagtaagaaCTCAGACTCTGAAGCCAGAGGATCTGAGCCCAGAGCTACTTGTTAGCGGTGCAACACAGGGTGTTTCAGTACAGGTGACATGGGCTAACACAGCTGGTGCTTAGAACACTGCTCCCTGCGAGTTAGGTGTTCATGGTGACCAGCTGTTATTATTGAAGTCCCTGCTGAAATGACTCAGTAGTCAGGTGTGCTACATATAAAACACTTTATTATAAAATGCCCAGTTGCATGGTGTTTGAGAAGGCACGGGGCAGCGCCTTCCCCTCTTGCCTCCCATTACCCATGGGAGACCAGTGTACCGACTCAGACAATCATCTTCTGTGTCCCGTGCTGAAGGTCATCAGGCCTTAGACCCTCAAAGAACCGGCAGCACTAGGGGCCTCTAGGCACCTCCCTCACAATTCACTCCCACACGGCCATCATTTTATCCATCAGACAGTCCTAGGTCCTTTTGGCCAAGGCTGGAGCCATGTTCTCCACGGGTTCAAGGCTCAGCGAAGAAGGCAAGCACAAAACTTGGTTTCTCTTTGAAACCCAGCAACTGTGGTGGAAGTGACAACCTTGGTCTAAAGGGAGTCACTAGGGATCCTGTCCCTGCCCAGGAGAGGAGTGTGTGGGCAATGATCCCGAGtgggagaggaagatggagagggtGCCAAGGCCACAATGCCTTGCCATGGTTCAGAGCATCACAAACTCCCAGCATCCTTCTGGCGCCCCTACTCTGCGAGGCTCTGTGAACCGTTCTTAGTAACTCCCTCTACCCAGAATCCCCATCACAGTGGCTAAGTGTGCCTTGACCCCCTCGACTGGGGCTGGAGTGGCTTTGGCGAAGTCTGTTGGTGTGGAGGGTGAGACAGGAGGGAGCGTAGTCAGAGAGTCTTTCAATCGGGTGGCCGGGCCTCGGGGGCCTTTGCCTGGACCTCGTCATACTGCGGTGGAGGAGTCAAAGGCTCGATAGAGGGAGGGGGAACGTTCTTGTCTGGGAGGGTGATCCTGAAGTCTTTGAGGTGAAGCTTTTCGGATTTAATCCTTCGAACTTTGAGTGGCTTCAGGCGTTTGGCCAGCTTGGAGTTTTGCCTGTCAGGAGCATGCCCTGGgctggtctctgtctctgccctggTGCTAGTGGGGGTTGCCTCGTCGAGCCCAGTTAGCGATTCATAGGAGGGGAGAGAGATGCTCAGCCTTGGGTTCTGCTCCTGGTCCCTGCTTTCCGGGTAGCCCGTGTTCATCACTTCCTCGTAGCTCGGTACGTAGTACCGTGAggaggcctcctcctcctcttcctggctGCAGGACAACAAACACAAAGCATCAGTCAGCACACACTCGTCATTGAAAGTTCGCAGAAGGTGGACTCGGGGTTACATTCGAATACTAGGTTCTTACATAGGAACTCTGCAAACCACCTGCAGGCTCTAGAAATAATTGGTAAGTGTTTGAGCATagaggaaccaaaaaaaaaaaatagaagaaccTATTTTCCATTGCCAATGGCACCATAGGTAAGGGCT
It encodes the following:
- the Tmem51 gene encoding transmembrane protein 51 isoform X1 encodes the protein MMAQSKANGSHYALTAIGLGMLVLGVIMAMWNLVPGFSPADKPTAQGNKTEGGGGILKSKTFSVAYVLVGAGVMLLLLSICLSIRDKRKLRQSEELARIQQQAGAVPPSQEEDSQEEEEEASSRYYVPSYEEVMNTGYPESRDQEQNPRLSISLPSYESLTGLDEATPTSTRAETETSPGHAPDRQNSKLAKRLKPLKVRRIKSEKLHLKDFRITLPDKNVPPPSIEPLTPPPQYDEVQAKAPEARPPD